In Calothrix sp. PCC 7507, one DNA window encodes the following:
- a CDS encoding peptidase domain-containing ABC transporter — protein sequence MSAHAMTSPTIDIKEFIAGLFPFNRLSAKVLEKLSAKIQVFRYRMGQLIMARETMPQQISIIYQGQARLLVFDSRTEKSVTLKLLAAGEILGWVSHVRGMACETVVASTEVVCLNFEITDFLSLMHQEAAFAEALHSQATLIEIYDLLTAEFHRRADGHTDLIKLAHTCFEQATILSSHLENIYSKQLNADFLWLVSSSSQPDFPVGSRFDAKFRVSTNVNLRLLGLPQSLLQTALVPTFSQTLDVADIPYAPKFNPQPELVQDSQPRKYPYIRGRGQQDAALACFQMLSQYFNVTFRRDMLRRVISTNYEKTGGLSLPFCAAVAELLGLTTQMVRVPATAVVRLQFPVMISWQDSFAIIYKNSNQQLLIAVPEMGLIRRKVKDFAETWGSEGEVLLLQANKHTPKSRFGLSWFVPSLRRYRKVLIEVLIASMVVQIFGLVNPLVTQVVIDKVIIGNSPDTLEVFGIFLIVVSIVEAVLTAIRTQLFVDTTNRIDLSLGSEVINHLLRLPLSYFERRPVGELATRVGELENIRSFLTGTALTVVMDAIFSVVYILVMTVYSPLLTVVGLATVPLFALLNLLVSPVMRRQLQAKAERNAETHSYLVEIMGGMQTVKAQNLEMRSRWQWQERYARYISAGFKTVSTQTTASSVSSFLNKFSSLLVLWVGAYLVLHQQLTLGQLMAFRILSGYVTSPLLRLVQLWQNFQETALSLQRLSDIIDSPQETEADTQNILMPTITGSVRYENLSFSFQQNGQLQLCNINLDIPTGSFVGIVGQSGSGKSTLLKLLPRLYEPKSGKIVIDGYDISKVELYSLRRQIGMVLQDTLLFDGTVRENIALASPDAGDEEIVTAAKIAYAHDFIMSLPNGYNTQVGERGSGLSGGQRQRIAIARTVLQNPQILVLDEATSALDYNAEAQVCRNLAEAFHQKTVFFITHRLSTIRNADIILMMDSGSIVEQGTHAELMSLKGYYYCLYQQQDGQI from the coding sequence ATGAGCGCCCATGCTATGACATCCCCAACGATTGATATCAAAGAATTTATTGCAGGGCTATTTCCTTTCAATCGCTTATCAGCGAAAGTCTTAGAAAAACTATCTGCAAAAATTCAAGTTTTCCGTTATCGCATGGGGCAATTAATCATGGCACGGGAAACCATGCCCCAACAAATAAGTATTATCTATCAAGGACAAGCACGTCTTTTAGTCTTTGATTCTCGCACAGAAAAAAGCGTGACATTAAAGTTACTTGCTGCTGGAGAAATTTTAGGTTGGGTTTCCCATGTGCGGGGTATGGCTTGTGAAACTGTAGTTGCTTCAACTGAGGTTGTTTGTCTCAACTTTGAGATTACAGATTTTCTGAGTCTAATGCATCAAGAAGCTGCTTTTGCAGAAGCACTACACAGTCAAGCTACATTAATAGAAATATATGATTTATTAACAGCAGAATTTCACCGTCGAGCAGATGGTCATACTGATTTAATCAAACTAGCCCATACTTGTTTTGAGCAAGCTACTATCTTATCTTCCCATTTAGAAAATATATATTCAAAGCAGTTAAATGCTGATTTTTTGTGGTTAGTTAGCAGTAGTTCCCAACCAGATTTTCCCGTTGGTAGTCGTTTTGATGCAAAATTCCGCGTCTCTACAAATGTGAATCTGCGGTTGTTGGGTTTACCTCAATCATTACTGCAAACAGCACTAGTTCCCACATTCAGCCAGACACTTGATGTTGCAGATATCCCCTACGCGCCAAAATTTAACCCACAACCAGAATTAGTCCAGGATTCTCAACCCAGAAAATACCCATACATCCGGGGTAGAGGACAACAAGATGCAGCATTAGCTTGTTTCCAAATGTTGAGTCAATATTTTAATGTTACTTTCCGTAGAGATATGCTGCGGCGGGTGATATCGACAAATTATGAAAAGACTGGCGGGTTATCTCTGCCATTTTGTGCTGCTGTGGCGGAGTTGTTGGGTTTAACAACGCAGATGGTAAGAGTTCCCGCTACTGCGGTGGTGCGCTTGCAATTCCCTGTGATGATATCTTGGCAAGATAGTTTTGCGATTATCTACAAAAATAGCAACCAACAGTTACTCATTGCTGTTCCCGAAATGGGATTGATACGTCGTAAAGTAAAAGACTTTGCGGAAACTTGGGGTAGTGAGGGCGAGGTGTTGTTACTCCAAGCCAACAAACATACTCCCAAATCGCGGTTTGGGTTGAGTTGGTTCGTTCCGTCACTGCGACGCTACCGCAAGGTGTTAATTGAGGTGCTGATTGCTTCAATGGTGGTGCAGATATTTGGGTTAGTTAATCCTTTGGTGACACAGGTTGTGATTGATAAAGTGATTATCGGTAACAGTCCTGATACTTTAGAGGTGTTTGGGATATTTTTAATTGTGGTGTCGATAGTGGAAGCTGTACTCACCGCTATCCGCACGCAATTATTTGTAGATACCACTAACCGCATTGACCTTTCTTTAGGTTCAGAGGTGATTAATCACCTGCTACGTCTACCTTTATCTTACTTTGAACGTCGCCCTGTAGGAGAATTAGCCACGCGGGTTGGGGAACTGGAAAATATTCGTTCCTTTCTCACGGGTACTGCGCTCACCGTAGTGATGGATGCGATATTTTCGGTAGTATATATCCTGGTGATGACAGTATATAGCCCGTTGCTGACTGTGGTGGGATTAGCAACAGTACCGTTATTTGCTTTGCTAAATTTGTTGGTTTCCCCGGTGATGCGGCGACAGTTACAAGCGAAAGCCGAACGCAACGCCGAAACTCACTCCTACTTGGTGGAAATCATGGGAGGGATGCAGACAGTTAAAGCACAAAATTTAGAAATGCGATCGCGTTGGCAATGGCAAGAACGGTATGCTCGTTATATTAGTGCTGGTTTCAAGACTGTCTCTACTCAAACTACCGCTAGTTCCGTCAGCAGTTTTCTCAACAAGTTCTCTAGCTTATTAGTGCTGTGGGTTGGCGCTTACCTGGTTCTCCACCAACAACTCACCCTAGGACAACTAATGGCTTTTCGCATCCTCTCAGGCTATGTTACCAGTCCTCTGTTGCGCCTGGTGCAGCTTTGGCAGAACTTCCAAGAGACAGCATTATCTCTACAACGTCTCAGCGATATTATCGATAGCCCCCAAGAAACGGAAGCTGATACTCAAAATATCTTGATGCCAACAATTACAGGTAGTGTTCGTTATGAAAATCTATCTTTCAGCTTCCAACAAAATGGTCAACTGCAACTATGCAATATTAACTTAGATATCCCCACTGGTAGCTTTGTGGGCATAGTTGGTCAAAGTGGTTCTGGTAAAAGTACCCTGCTGAAATTGTTACCCCGACTCTACGAACCCAAATCAGGAAAAATTGTGATTGATGGTTACGACATCAGCAAAGTAGAACTGTATTCCTTGCGTCGTCAGATTGGGATGGTGCTACAAGATACACTATTATTCGATGGTACGGTGCGGGAAAATATCGCCTTAGCTTCTCCTGATGCGGGTGATGAAGAAATCGTCACTGCTGCCAAAATTGCCTATGCCCATGACTTTATTATGAGCCTGCCCAACGGCTATAATACCCAGGTAGGGGAGAGAGGATCAGGATTGTCTGGTGGACAGAGACAAAGAATTGCGATCGCTCGTACAGTCCTCCAAAATCCCCAAATCCTTGTCCTTGATGAAGCCACCAGCGCCCTCGACTACAACGCTGAAGCCCAAGTTTGTCGCAATTTGGCAGAAGCATTTCATCAAAAAACAGTATTTTTCATCACCCACCGCCTCAGCACAATCCGCAACGCCGATATCATTCTGATGATGGATTCTGGCTCAATTGTCGAACAAGGAACCCACGCAGAATTAATGTCTCTTAAAGGCTATTACTACTGTCTCTATCAACAACAAGACGGACAGATTTAA